GTACCGTACTGCTTGGTATCAGCATTAAAAAATTCGTCGTTAAACGCTTTTCTAATATTTGAAACCAATGTATTGTACGTTGAAATGTCTTCGGTTTTACCTAAATATCTGGCGGCTTTTGCGATTAATTTGGCTGCAAAATAGTAGTGGCTGGTTGCCGAAAGCGCTATTGGACTATTTTTTGAATATCCCGCTGCATGCTCGCCGTAATCGTACCAATCGCCCAAACCATAAGATACAATATAATTGTCGGATTTTGAAGTGAGGTAATCTACATAGCGTTTCATTACCGAATAATACTCTGAAATCAAGGTATCATCGCCATAATATTCATAGTACATCCATGGCAGGATAACCCCAGAAACGCCCCATTCTGGCGAATCGGTAAAATCGCCTCCAAAAACAACATATTCGGGCGCAATAGTTGGAATCATTCCATTGTCTCGTTGGGCATCCTTTATGTTTTCCATGATACTCGGAATAAAGGTTTGCATGTTGTAATTGAACATCAACCCCGGGCCATTAAGATGGGCTTCTTCCAACCAGCCTAATTTTTCACGATGCGGACAGTCCGTCAATACCGCTTGAAAATTACTCTTTATCGCATTATTAATCAACTCGTGGGCCTTATTGAAAATGGCGTTTGAGCTTTCAAAAGAACCGGCCTCTCCTGCAGAGTTGTATACAAAATTTGAGCTCACTTCCAAAAGCGTTGGAAACTTGTTATTTGTTGCTTCTTTATAATTGATGCTATCCACCTGAATATACTGGTAACCATAAAAACTGAATTTTGGCTGCCATTCCTCAACCCCATCGCCTTTCAAAGTATATTCAAAATAATAGGGTTTTCCAGAACGGCCTTGACGGATGGTACCGTTGTCTTTTAAGCTTTCAGCAGTCCAAAGTTTTATTCTTTGTCCTTTTTCGCCTTTTACTTTTATGGTTGGGAAACCCGATAAGTTTTGCCCCATATTGAACACATAAGTATTTTCGTTGGGTTTGGTCACTTCCTTAACCTCATACTTCTTTTGAATAGTAACAGGCGGTGCCGATTGCGCTTTTAAAGCGCCTTGTGGTGCTTCTTGAACTACAACGGGTTTCCAGTTTTGATTACTAAAATCAGGGGTATTCCAACCGGGCTGTTCTAAGTTTGCATCGTAATCCTCACCACCAAACATACCGTTGTAGGTAATTGGGCTTTCACTGTATGTCCATGAATCGTCAGATTCCACAATTTCTTCCGTACCATCGTTAAAAGTCAACTTCATTTTGAAAAACAATGTTGGCGGACCAAAGCTCACAAAAAATTTGGTGTAACGTCCCTGAACCGTATTGTACATGCCGTTACCCAGCATCACGCCAATGGCATTATTGCCTTCATTCAAAAGGTCTTCGGGAATTTCATAAGTGTTAAAATTTACCGATTTATCATAATCGGTCCACAAAGGCGCAAATTCACTGTTTCCAATTTTTTCACCGTTAATGGTCAGTTCGTAATGTCCCAATCCCGAAATATAAACCACGGCTTCCTTTATAGGTTTACCAACCGAAAACGGCTTACGAAGCATAATACTTTGGCGCGATAACGGATGTGAAGCATCAATAATTTCCTGTCGTCTCGATTTTTTAAAAGACGCCGTGTGGTAATGGCGACCTTCGGGCAAATTACTCTCGGCTTTGGTAATGGCCCCAATCCAAGTAGGATGTAAACTTTCGGTTTTCGGTTTAACTCTAAAAAAAGCTGTTTCACTCCAATTGGATGCCGTATTGTTTTGATTCCAAATTTTAACCTTCCAAAAATATTTGATTTCGCTTTTTAAATCGGAACCGCCATAATTTACTAAATGACTTTGGCTAGATTCAACCTTCCCGCTATCCCAAATATCAGCGTTATTATTCTTTAAGTTTTCTTCGGAAGAAGCTACTAAAACCTGATAACCATTTTGTGAAATATCGAAACCTTCCGATTGAATTTTCCAACTAAACCTTGGATATTTATCAGCAGCCAACGGGTTAGTAATCATGTTACAAGTGAGTTGAGTCACCGAAACAGATTTGGTGTTTTCAGCAGATTGACACGCCGAAAACACTAAAACAAAAATGAATATGCTTTTTAGAATTTTCAATTTATAGCTTTTTAGTAATCAATGATTTTATATAAAATACCGCCTCTGGAATAAATTTTCCTGTAAACGGCACATCGTCATAATTTGGTGTATCTACGGGCGTATCAACAGTTGGGTAATGGCGTTGCTCTCCGGTGCGGAACATGACACGCGAAATCCCATCGGTGGGCATAAAGAAGATACCTCTAGTTTCTTTTTCATCGTTTACGTTAATATCGTACAAACGTGTACTGGCATCAACAGTCAATTTGATGGTGTATTCCTTTCCTGCTTCGTAAGGCATGATATTTCTTAATCGGTAACCCATTTTTTGCTTTAAGTTACCTTCTTCATCGAAAATCAATCTAACCGAAGGTAAACCTTGTTTGTTTTGTAATTCCACTTGAAGCACGCCGTGGTCGTTCTGCTCGGGTTTTACCGTAAAAGTTACTTCCATTTTTTCAGCAAAAGGCGTAACGCGTTCCACACGTGGATAATCAAATGGGTCTTGGTCGCGCAATGTGAGCCACTTAACACCATCTTTCTTTTCAATATTCGCTGTGGCCCATTGTAAATCGTAAGTGTTCCAAAACTTTAATTCTTCACCATCGGGTAAATTGTTGAAAACGTCATTTACATCGTCCTCAACAGTACTTTTAACAGGAACGGGCACCGAAGCCACCCAAATATCCTCCTTATTCACACTGTAAGTTAACCACATATTGCCATCCGGAGGTGTACCGTTACCCGGTATAATACCGCGCACGTACTGTGGACCGTGCGATTTATAATTACCTCCGTAACGAATTCGTGAAAGCTCGCCGTGTACCAAAAGCAGGTTGTTATAATTTAAACCGTCTTCACTGGTAGATACCGCCAATGGCCAACGGAATTCCGAAGGATTATAAACCGTAGCATAACGCCCGTCGGATGTTTTTTGTCCCCAAATTTTGGCATTACTGTTTACAAAACCAGGTGCTCGTGTGGGCGTATATTCCCATGTTTTCCCGCCATCGTTACTAATTGAAGTCAAAGCGTGTTTCCATAATCCAACGGTACGGCCATCAGGAATTTCGTAATAACTAAAGGCTTTGTATTGCTTTTTGAGCGGAATTAACGGGTCGTCTCTATCGGCTTCCTCTACCCATTGTTGCATTAACAGCGGTTTCGACAGTAATTCTTCGCAAGCCTTTTTAAAACCTCTATCCTTGCTACTTTTATAGAATGGATAATTCGTGTTTTTTTCATTCCAACCGTGGTTATATCGAATAAAATATATAGGTCCTAAACTGCCATCATTATAAATTTCACGAATTACGCGACCAATGCCATTGCCGTCGTTGGGACTGTCCTTTTCGTTCATAGAGATGCCATAGAAGGCCAATGTAAAAAAGCGGTTGTCTGATGAGGTAAAAAAGCCCATACGTTGGTGCATGGTAGCTTTTAAGTTTTTGGCAACACCTTCAACACCTTCTTTTTGATAACCATCGGGGATATTGTAAATTGGAAAACTAACCTGCGGAAAACTCCAATTTTCACCATCTTTTGAGGTTAACATGAAAGTTTGGCTAGGCGGAATATGTTCTCCAACAGGGTCGCTTAAATACTGAACAAAAAAGGTGTCGTTCCAATACGCGATATTCGGTGCATGGTTGTAAGTCCACCCAAACCCATCCGATTTATTAGGATGCTCACGACTGGCTCTCATAATTTGTGTAGCGTGTACACCAACCGCAGGGGCCAACATACCATGGTGGTAATTGATATTCGATAAGGTTTTACCAACATACTTTATAGTATCCTGTTGTGCATTCAAAACCGAAACCGCACAAAAAGAGGCTGTTATAATTAGTGATTTAAATCCTAGCTTCATATTTTTATCTTTACTTTTCTTTACTTTTTTCAATTAAACCATTCAAAACATCCTGTGAAATAGTAGTAATCGTGCCATGTTTATGTCCTTCAGGAAGTGAAATTTCAGCGGAAATATCTTCAAAATTTTTAAAGTCCGAAGTACGAACCGCTTTGTAATTTTTCTCCCCATAATTATCATAATAGATAATGTATTTTCCATCTTGTTCTATTACCGTTGGCCCTTCAGAAAGAAACCCGGTATAAGGTTCCGAAATGTTTTTAAAAGGCCCTATTGGTGAGGTTCCAAAACCAACTTTTAGGTTTCTATTTGGGCGCGTATTATCTTTTATGATTAAAGCATAATCCTCTTTACCGCGTTTTACAATCACACAATCGATAACACTAAAACCAGGTTCTAAAAACAATTTAGTATCGGTAAACGTTTTAAAATCTTTGGTGGTTGTGTAATACATACGGTGGTTATTTTTCTCTTCTTCCTCGCCTTTATCATACCGAAAAGGAATAGTAGATGCCCAAATAATGATGTACCGGTCTTCGTCTTCATCATAAAAAATCTCTGGTGCCCAAACATTCACTACATCGGGTTCGTGTGCCATTACCGGAATGAATTGCTGTTCGCTCCAATGGATTAAATCTTTGGAACTGGCATAACCAAACCCATTACCTCCTCGCCAATCGGTAGTCCAAACCATGTGGTAGGTATCGTCTTTACCGCGAACAATGGAAGGGTCGCGCATAATTTTGCTCGATCCGGCTTTAGGTTTTAAGTATGGCCCTTTTAAATCGTTCCAATGGTAACCGTCTTTACTGTAAGCCAAATAGAGGCCATCTGTTGCAGGCTCCCTAAACGAGGTAAACAAATAAGCTTCTTTTTTTGGTGCACAACTCAACATACTCACCAAAATAGCTATAACCAATAGGTTTTTAATTTGCATCATTATTGTTCAGTTATTTTACTTTGAATGGCACTTGTAGATTTTACATGAAACGTTACATTCTTAAACACATTATTTTTCAAATAAATAGCTTCGGTTTCATCCCCTTCAACATGCAAAAAGGTATCGGTTGGCACCATAGGGAAATTGTTGCCCAACAACGCAGTTTTTACGTTTTTAAAATGCACTACTGACTTTCCATCTATTGGTTTCGATGTGCCGACATTATCTAAAATAATTTGTTCGGTATCTTCCACTTTAAAGGCGGAACCTAAAGTGGTATTGATTTTCACATCGTGGAATTCAATATTTCTTGCTGTATGAACTGAAAACCCTTCTTTGGCATCGATATCCACATCTGAAAAGGTGATGTTGTGAATAGGCATTTCTGGAATTCCTAAAATCCGCCCCGCTGTGTTCACATTGGTAGCCGTTACATTGCTAATATGAATGTTTCTGAAAATAGGCGTTTCTTCGGTAACAGGACCTTCAACCGTATTTTTGTCGTAAAACAAGTTCATCATAAAGGCTTCCTTTTGTATGTTGTTCATCACCACATTACTAACACGAATATCTTCAACTACTCCTCCACGACCACGTGCTGCTTTTAGACGAATCCCTCTATCGGTACCATCGAAAACACAATTGGCAATGGTGATTTTTTTAATGCTTCCTGACATTTCACTCCCTATTACCACACCTCCGTGACCACTTAACATGGTACAGTTGGTAATGGTTACATTTTCGGTTGGAGTGGCCCATTTTCTACCATCGGCATCACGCCCCGATTTAATGGTAATACAATCATCGCCAACACTAATATGGCAATTTGAAATGTGCATATTTTTACAAGACGTTGGATTAATACCATCGGTATTTGGTGAATATGGATTAAAAATAGTGACATTATCCACGGTTATGTTGTCACAAAACGCTGGATTTATCGTCCAAAATGGTGAATTTTGAATAGTAACGCCTTCAATGGTTATGTTTTTACACTTAAAAGCCTGAAACAATGGTGGCCTGTGGAACAAATAACTTCTGGTACGTTTGTAATAATCGGCCGTTTTAACATCTTTATTGGCCTCTTGTGTCATTTTTTGATACTTGGTCAACTCTAATTTTTCCTTAGCCGATTCTATTCTCCAAATTTCTTTCCACCAAGCTTCCCCTTGTCCGTCAATAGTCCCTCTTCCAGTAATAGTAATATTTTCGACATCTCGAGCATGCAATAAAGGCTTAAAGGTTTGAATAACCGTACCTTCCCAACGTACTTCGGTAAATGGTAAATAGTGGTCGAAATTAGTAGAAAATTTCAAAAGCGCTCCTGCATCAATATGTAAAACAATATTGTTCTTCAATTCTAAAGCGCCAGTTAAATATTCACCTGCTGGAAAATAAATGGTTCCGCCACCTTGACTAGCTGCTTTATCTATAGCTCCTTGAATGGCTTCGGTACAAAGTTCCCCTTTGTTGTTTCCTCCGTGCTCTAATATATTAAACCAGCCATTTGATGCAGAACTAACAGATGCACAAGCCGAGGTTAAAACTATAATTAATACTAATACTACCTTTTTCATGCTGAAAAAATTTATTTTGTGGTTAAAATCAATACCCAATCGTTACCGTCAACTTCATCACCCGAAGGTTTAAAGTCTTGAACGCCTTCATTTTTAAATGTTCCAATTTTTGTTTTCTCGCCATTTCTTGGATTAAACCAAGTAGCATCAACTTCTTCACCTTTAATTTTACCCATATTTACTGAAACAGGTTTTCCGTTGTAAACGTAAACTAAAGCATAGTTTTCACCTCGTGTGGCTGCTTTGTAATCGTATTTTTCACCTTGATTGGCTACTAAACTTTCGTCTGGAATACGTTCAAAATACGGGAACTCCAAAATCAAGTTTTTTAAATACTTCATTTGCCCTGCGCCAGGATCATCTAAAGCATCAACCCAATATTTTTTACTACCATAGGCCTCAGGTTTATTGTGATTTTCGTGCATTTGCATAATGTGATTGTTACCGTAAGTAAAACCAGCTGCACCCGCAAAAACCGACCAATAGGCGTAGCGACGTAAATCGTTATCATTCCAAAGCGGTTGAAGCGTGTCGTGTAGTCCTTGTGGAATACCTTCATAAGAAGGTTCGCCATCAACCGTTGGTTTGGTTGGTTTTAAATTGAAATCGACTTTTACATATTTGTAGTTGTCCTGACCGTACGCACGCTCGGTATCGTCTTGATCGTAACGACGGTGGCCCGATTGGAACATATTAAAATCCAACCAGCT
This genomic stretch from Flavobacteriaceae bacterium GSB9 harbors:
- a CDS encoding glycoside hydrolase family 43 protein encodes the protein MMQIKNLLVIAILVSMLSCAPKKEAYLFTSFREPATDGLYLAYSKDGYHWNDLKGPYLKPKAGSSKIMRDPSIVRGKDDTYHMVWTTDWRGGNGFGYASSKDLIHWSEQQFIPVMAHEPDVVNVWAPEIFYDEDEDRYIIIWASTIPFRYDKGEEEEKNNHRMYYTTTKDFKTFTDTKLFLEPGFSVIDCVIVKRGKEDYALIIKDNTRPNRNLKVGFGTSPIGPFKNISEPYTGFLSEGPTVIEQDGKYIIYYDNYGEKNYKAVRTSDFKNFEDISAEISLPEGHKHGTITTISQDVLNGLIEKSKEK
- a CDS encoding exo-alpha-sialidase — encoded protein: MKLGFKSLIITASFCAVSVLNAQQDTIKYVGKTLSNINYHHGMLAPAVGVHATQIMRASREHPNKSDGFGWTYNHAPNIAYWNDTFFVQYLSDPVGEHIPPSQTFMLTSKDGENWSFPQVSFPIYNIPDGYQKEGVEGVAKNLKATMHQRMGFFTSSDNRFFTLAFYGISMNEKDSPNDGNGIGRVIREIYNDGSLGPIYFIRYNHGWNEKNTNYPFYKSSKDRGFKKACEELLSKPLLMQQWVEEADRDDPLIPLKKQYKAFSYYEIPDGRTVGLWKHALTSISNDGGKTWEYTPTRAPGFVNSNAKIWGQKTSDGRYATVYNPSEFRWPLAVSTSEDGLNYNNLLLVHGELSRIRYGGNYKSHGPQYVRGIIPGNGTPPDGNMWLTYSVNKEDIWVASVPVPVKSTVEDDVNDVFNNLPDGEELKFWNTYDLQWATANIEKKDGVKWLTLRDQDPFDYPRVERVTPFAEKMEVTFTVKPEQNDHGVLQVELQNKQGLPSVRLIFDEEGNLKQKMGYRLRNIMPYEAGKEYTIKLTVDASTRLYDINVNDEKETRGIFFMPTDGISRVMFRTGEQRHYPTVDTPVDTPNYDDVPFTGKFIPEAVFYIKSLITKKL
- a CDS encoding glycoside hydrolase family 28 protein, yielding MKKVVLVLIIVLTSACASVSSASNGWFNILEHGGNNKGELCTEAIQGAIDKAASQGGGTIYFPAGEYLTGALELKNNIVLHIDAGALLKFSTNFDHYLPFTEVRWEGTVIQTFKPLLHARDVENITITGRGTIDGQGEAWWKEIWRIESAKEKLELTKYQKMTQEANKDVKTADYYKRTRSYLFHRPPLFQAFKCKNITIEGVTIQNSPFWTINPAFCDNITVDNVTIFNPYSPNTDGINPTSCKNMHISNCHISVGDDCITIKSGRDADGRKWATPTENVTITNCTMLSGHGGVVIGSEMSGSIKKITIANCVFDGTDRGIRLKAARGRGGVVEDIRVSNVVMNNIQKEAFMMNLFYDKNTVEGPVTEETPIFRNIHISNVTATNVNTAGRILGIPEMPIHNITFSDVDIDAKEGFSVHTARNIEFHDVKINTTLGSAFKVEDTEQIILDNVGTSKPIDGKSVVHFKNVKTALLGNNFPMVPTDTFLHVEGDETEAIYLKNNVFKNVTFHVKSTSAIQSKITEQ
- a CDS encoding glycoside hydrolase family 78 protein; its protein translation is MKILKSIFIFVLVFSACQSAENTKSVSVTQLTCNMITNPLAADKYPRFSWKIQSEGFDISQNGYQVLVASSEENLKNNNADIWDSGKVESSQSHLVNYGGSDLKSEIKYFWKVKIWNQNNTASNWSETAFFRVKPKTESLHPTWIGAITKAESNLPEGRHYHTASFKKSRRQEIIDASHPLSRQSIMLRKPFSVGKPIKEAVVYISGLGHYELTINGEKIGNSEFAPLWTDYDKSVNFNTYEIPEDLLNEGNNAIGVMLGNGMYNTVQGRYTKFFVSFGPPTLFFKMKLTFNDGTEEIVESDDSWTYSESPITYNGMFGGEDYDANLEQPGWNTPDFSNQNWKPVVVQEAPQGALKAQSAPPVTIQKKYEVKEVTKPNENTYVFNMGQNLSGFPTIKVKGEKGQRIKLWTAESLKDNGTIRQGRSGKPYYFEYTLKGDGVEEWQPKFSFYGYQYIQVDSINYKEATNNKFPTLLEVSSNFVYNSAGEAGSFESSNAIFNKAHELINNAIKSNFQAVLTDCPHREKLGWLEEAHLNGPGLMFNYNMQTFIPSIMENIKDAQRDNGMIPTIAPEYVVFGGDFTDSPEWGVSGVILPWMYYEYYGDDTLISEYYSVMKRYVDYLTSKSDNYIVSYGLGDWYDYGEHAAGYSKNSPIALSATSHYYFAAKLIAKAARYLGKTEDISTYNTLVSNIRKAFNDEFFNADTKQYGTNSQFSNAVAIFMDIVKPEHKAAVMQNLLDDIKNRGYRLTTGDVGNRYLFQTLARNGENEVMYRMNNHYDTPGYGFQIKFGLTTLTEQWDPRKGNSWNHFMMGQIEEWFYRSLAGIVPDTKNPGFKHFFIQPEVVGDLSFVKASYESVYGAIVSHWEIKQGTFVLNIEIPANTTSTVILPTAKVETITVNGSAFDAVNTKAEKPSLKLGSGVYTIECAL